TTTTTCCACCTGGAAGTTTCTTTATATTCATTGGAAAAGCAATTTTAACTAAATAAAACCATACAGCAAAAAGTAAAATAACGGCTAATGGCACACCGAATAACATCCAAGTGGCAAACGAAAGGTCAACATTGTATAGTTCTTTTACCACTCCAGCAAAAATTGTATTCGGAGGAGTTCCGATTAACGTTCCTAAACCACCAATGGAAGCAGAATAGGCAACTCCAAGCATAATCGATTTCCCGAAGTTTGATTCAATCGCATTTTCCCCTTTTATTGAATCGCTTACATGAGTAATAACGGCTAAAGCAATCGGCATCATCATCATCGCCGTTGCCGTATTGGAGATCCACATGGATAAAAATCCTGTTGCTACCATAAATCCAAGTACAATTTTCTGTGTACTTGTTCCGACTAATAAAATAATATTTAAAGCAATTCTTCTGTGTAAATTCCATTTTTCCATCGCGATCGCAATGATAAATCCACCTAAAAATAAAAAAATTGTATCATCAGCATAAGCGCTTGTAACCCCTTCAGACACCGCACCTGTTAACGGGAATAAAACAATTGGTAACAAGGATGTTACTGGAATCGGAATGGCTTCCGTAATCCACCAAGTAGCTATCCAAAGAGTACTCGCTAAAACTGAAAGCGCTTCCTTTGGCATTCCTTCTGGAGAAACACCAAATAAAAAGATAAAAAATAATAAAGGTCCAAGAACTAATCCGACATTTTGTCTTAATGTACGATTGGGTTTCTTCTTTGGACTTGTTTCTTTATTTAACTGACGAGGCTTTGACGAAGAACCCGCAGAATCATGTGTTGACGAGAAAAACATAAGCGTTTTTTTCGTATCATCATGCATATTCCACAACTTTCCCCAAAGTTGCTGTACATATCCTGCCATAACTTTCCTCCTATAAAAATAAATATGTCATATTATTGTAGAATAATGTTATACTATTTAAATAAAATAATATACTAATCCAAAAAAGCTGTCAATCATTTTTTACATTCTGTTATATAGAAATTCAAAAACTCAAAACTGTTATATATCAATTTTACTTACTCAGTGACTTTTTGTGAAGACTAAAAAAATCCCTTTCCATTTATTAAAGGGAATAATGTTATCTAAATTGGCAAAAAATATTCATATCACAAAAGAAAGGATGAACGCATTATGGGTCGAGGACACTCATTCCAACATAAAAAGAAAGGTCACCCAGGACAGTTTCCGCAAAATAGTCTAACCGAAAAACATTCAAAAGAAGTAATAGAAGACGAAGAACTACTCGTCACACAGCAAGCATTCAAAAACCGAGTAGAAACAGAAGAGTAGAAATGTGAAGGCAACTGCTTAGGCGCAAATCATCGCGGGAAATACTCATATATCACGGGAAATATGCATAAAACAAAAGAAGTAGCGCATATCCGCTCAGGAAATAGGCATTTCACTTGGGAAATGGTGCATATCCTCATGGGAAATAAGCAAATCGATCGGGAAATGATGCAGATATTGATTTCTCGCTTCGATGACCTGCATCT
The sequence above is drawn from the Oikeobacillus pervagus genome and encodes:
- a CDS encoding SLC13 family permease produces the protein MAGYVQQLWGKLWNMHDDTKKTLMFFSSTHDSAGSSSKPRQLNKETSPKKKPNRTLRQNVGLVLGPLLFFIFLFGVSPEGMPKEALSVLASTLWIATWWITEAIPIPVTSLLPIVLFPLTGAVSEGVTSAYADDTIFLFLGGFIIAIAMEKWNLHRRIALNIILLVGTSTQKIVLGFMVATGFLSMWISNTATAMMMMPIALAVITHVSDSIKGENAIESNFGKSIMLGVAYSASIGGLGTLIGTPPNTIFAGVVKELYNVDLSFATWMLFGVPLAVILLFAVWFYLVKIAFPMNIKKLPGGKTVILDEKKKIGTMSFEEKLVLVVFTLTALAWISRTFIPFDFMDRINDTMIAITAAVILFVLPSRQAKEGTLLNWNDAKNVPWGILLLFGGGLAIAKGFKESGLALWIGEQLTVLQSIHFVFLLLIVTALVLFLTEITSNTATATMMFPIMASLAAALNVHPYALMVAAGIAASCAFMLPVATPPNAIVFGSGYIKITDMIKAGFWINIACIFFISAMIYFLMPVVWGIDLNVFPDSLK